One Lampris incognitus isolate fLamInc1 chromosome 14, fLamInc1.hap2, whole genome shotgun sequence DNA window includes the following coding sequences:
- the si:ch211-178n15.1 gene encoding uncharacterized protein si:ch211-178n15.1: MKKTERVNDWAGDSREGRKPVVFQGVFHTNLRTPSDMYADNAGITGHHRFLQRSAACRCRRCVPYEPPYPYCSGPGCRPTPPLPIDHPWLRHGTDAEAPPRHKDLGERALAVDRAERGGRRSPQRRPVFAGPGPYSQPDNLSQHCPWDLNPTLLYYPPLRQQQCGCVVWGDARERPLSTWPLPPPSPPLPPSPLRDQAHRYRRTFKHVSPEEEEEEEEAEEEGEDGWGASIPHLYHMERQTHGPTPGRLHTPNGHCVSEHVRPVYSEGGEEGDSHPARTRRQGGSEGDCNGSEASHKGFFSTEVPPKRLNQSKQKGPRVPPPSVTPSQETAKPVVTNQHQCRAPSDPERQRGSHDSVRDQIRQVVTDLEDVLGGLKQVHVEMKEVVEQIDRLTASINLGDGQQSIARAGSGHFCGAFHQGDPSKALVSGHRPASVQEPLHAEDDPIILRTNSPSPVHTASVVKTNRVAASCHIRKIGHDRPGMNGHPPHLYATPDSNHLSKTAQGPPPQSLDPTVTIGYTSGTRTQKPPPYPQNGRCGKGLYQTPKPLKTSAYPGRGRQSTSMV, translated from the exons ATGAAGAAAACAGAGCGAGTGAATGACTGGGCAGGAGACAGCAGGGAGGGGAGGAAACCAGTTGTTTTTCAAGGCGTTTTCCACACAAACCTCCGGACTCCTTCGGACATGTATGCGGACAATGCTGGGATAACGGGACACCATCGGTTTCTTCAGCGCAGCGCCGCGTGCCGGTGCCGCCGCTGTGTCCCCTATGAGCCACCGTACCCCTACTGCAGCGGGCCAGGATGCCGGCCCACACCGCCCCTGCCGATAGACCACCCATGGCTGCGCCATGGGACAGACGCCGAGGCCCCCCCTCGCCATAAAGACTTAGGGGAGAGAGCCTTGGCGGTGGACAGGGCTGAGCGAGGCGGTCGTCGCAGCCCACAGAGAAGGCCTGTGTTTGCAGGGCCGGGCCCATACAGCCAGCCAGACAACCTGAGCCAACACTGCCCCTGGGACTTGAACCCTACCCTGCTGTACTACCCGCCACTCAGACAACAACAGTGCGGCTGTGTGGTGTGGGGTGATGCGAGGGAACGCCCCCTCAGCACCTGGCCGCTGCCGCCACCGTCTCCACCACTCCCACCTTCACCGCTCAGAGATCAGGCCCACAGATACAGAAGGACATTCAAGCATGTTTCcccggaggaagaagaagaggaggaggaggcggaggaggagggggaggatggCTGGGGCGCCTCAATCCCCCACCTCTATCACATGGAGCGACAAACCCACGGTCCCACACCTGGTCGTTTGCACACACCAAACGGCCACTGCGTATCGGAGCATGTGAGGCCTGTGTACTCCgagggaggggaggaaggagATAGCCATCCAGCGCGGACCAGGCGGCAGGGTGGATCAGAGGGGGACTGTAATGGCAGCGAGGCCTCTCACAAGGGTTTCTTTTCCACCGAAGTCCCACCGAAGCGCTTGAACCAGAGCAAACAGAAAGGGCCGCGTGTCCCTCCCCCCTCCGTCACCCCCAGCCAAGAAACCGCCAAACCTGTGGTGACCAACCAGCACCAATGCAGGGCTCCTTCCGACCCGGAGAGGCAGAGGGGGAGCCATGACTCGGTGAGGGATCAAATCAGACAAGTGGTCACGGACCTAGAAGATGTGTTGGGGGGCCTGAAGCAGGTCCACGTGGAGATGAAAGAG GTGGTGGAGCAGATTGACCGTCTGACGGCCAGCATTAACCTTGGTGACGGGCAGCAGAGCATCGCCCGGGCCGGATCCGGTCATTTTTGTGGCGCCTTCCACCAAGGGGACCCCAGTAAAGCGCTGGTGTCCGGTCACAGGCCTGCCTCGGTCCAGGAACCGCTGCACGCAGAAGACGACCCCATCATCCTCAGGACGAACTCTCCCTCCCCGGTCCACACGGCATCTGTTGTCAAAACCAATCGTGTGGCGGCATCCTGCCACATTCGAAAAATCGGCCATGACCGGCCCGGCATGAACGGCCACCCACCTCACCTGTACGCCACTCCGGACTCCAACCATCTGAGCAAAACCGCTCAGGGACCCCCGCCGCAAAGCCTGGACCCTACGGTCACGATTGGCTATACCTCAGGCACAAGAACTCAGAAGCCTCCGCCGTACCCCCAGAACGGGAGGTGCGGGAAGGGACTGTATCAAACTCCCAAACCCCTTAAGACCTCCGCCTACCCCGGGAGAGGCCGGCAGAGCACTAGCATGGTGTGA